In one Bacillus rossius redtenbacheri isolate Brsri chromosome 11, Brsri_v3, whole genome shotgun sequence genomic region, the following are encoded:
- the LOC134536560 gene encoding uncharacterized protein LOC134536560 — translation MDAWRDIAVTVGQLEDECRKKMISLLSSYRREKSKEKNTIGTGKGTSEVYTSRWFAYESLKFLEGRDKPRPTMNTEPVIIEGNHVHQELNVQNEDQEFLSPSAPKRAKGRQQGDGTALLADAVSILQATAGKFNMSPEQSEIKTFCAYLSSKMATFSSATRLGVQHAVYDILMKADRGLFEIPTYNYGQGQLFHSNAPENYSTRMYMQQPASHSSTSSVYLPAQQQQQQQQQQPFEPNLSQSSPAGRSPTQMTPHAQVTMLPSASATSIQTNSSHTISPLASMQSPLSHSSQCSDDFNDCV, via the exons atggatgcgtgGAGAGACATAGCTGTTACAGTCGGGCAGTTAGAAGATGAATGCAGGAAAAAAATGATTAGTTTGCTGTCGTCGTACAGAAGGGAGAagtcaaaagaaaaaaacacaataggGACTGGTAAAG GTACTTCCGAAGTGTATACCAGCCGATGGTTCGCCTACGAGTCGTTAAAATTTCTGGAAGGCAGAGATAAGCCACGGCCAACAATGAACACG gAGCCGGTGATCATTGAAGGAAACCACGTCCATCAAGAACTGAATGTGCAAAATGAAGACCAAGAATTTCTTTCTCCAAGTGCACCTAAGCGAGCAAAAGGAAGGCAACAGGGTGATGGAACTGCACTGCTAGCGGATGCTGTTAGCATTCTACAAGCTACTGCTGGAAAATTCAACATGTCTCCTGAACAGAGCGAGATTAAAACATTTTGCGCATATTTATCTTCCAAAATGGCGACATTTTCTTCAGCTACAAGATTGGGGGTTCAGCACGCTGTTTATGACATTTTGATGAAAGCAGATCGAGGTTTGTTTGAAATACCTACATACAACTATGGTCAAGGTCAACTATTTCATTCCAATGCACCTGAAAACTATTCTACTCGCATGTATATGCAACAGCCAGCTTCCCACTCATCAACTTCATCAGTTTATCTTCCtgctcaacaacaacaacaacaacaacaacaacaacccttTGAGCCAAATCTGTCGCAGTCTTCTCCAGCTGGTCGGTCCCCGACACAAATGACTCCACATGCACAAGTTACTATGCTACCTAGTGCCTCGGCTACAAGTATACAAACAAATTCAAGTCACACCATTTCACCGCTGGCGTCAATGCAAAGTCCTTTATCGCATTCATCTCAGTGTTCTGATGATTTTAATgactgtgtgtaa